A genomic stretch from Telopea speciosissima isolate NSW1024214 ecotype Mountain lineage chromosome 7, Tspe_v1, whole genome shotgun sequence includes:
- the LOC122670016 gene encoding pentatricopeptide repeat-containing protein At2g20540-like, protein METKMGALMIRELEDQFVPILRKCFSTAELKKIHARMLKYSLSQSNFLVTKMIDFCNAKGETEYAYLLFRQMVEPNIFIYNALIRAYTNNHFHEKAITVYRQMIRCRQRKSSIFPDRFTFPFLLKSCAGLLLIDLGKQIHGHVFKCGLALNSVIENSLIDMYTKCASMSDAHRVFERMMERDPISWNTIISGYARLGQMKTARLIFESMSDKTIISWTTLISGYSRIGCYTDALDVFRQMQFVGIKPDEISIVSVLPACAQLGALELGKWIHAYADKNGLLQNTFICNALIEMYAKCGNIDEASHLFSKMSYRDVISWSTMIGGLANHGKAHEAIEMFAEMKRAQVAPNSITFLGLLSACAHAGFLTEGLWYFDSMRMDYQIDPGVEHYGCMVDLLGRSGCLDQALEFIKKMPIAPDSTIWGSLLSSCRTHGNLEIAVTAMENLIVLEPDDPGNYVLLSNIYADLGRWDDVSRMRKLIRNRRTKKPPGCSLIEVNNVVQEFIAGDHSKPFSHEIMRILKLLAMQQKSSSTVTETMTEGIANL, encoded by the coding sequence ATGGAAACGAAGATGGGTGCCTTGATGATCCGAGAACTGGAGGATCAATTTGTACCCATTTTACGAAAATGTTTCAGTACggcagaattgaagaagattcaTGCCCGTATGCTCAAGTACTCTCTGTCACAAAGTAACTTCCTTGTGACAAAGATGATTGATTTTTGTAATGCCAAAGGTGAAACAGAATATGCATATCTACTCTTCAGGCAGATGGTGGAGCCAAATATATTTATCTATAATGCATTGATAAGAGCTTATACCAATAACCACTTTCATGAAAAAGCTATCACCGTTTACAGGCAAATGATTAGGTGCCGGCAAAGGAAAAGTTCCATTTTTCCAGACAGGTTCACATTCCCCTTTTTATTAAAATCTTGTGCAGGGCTCCTACTTATTGATCTTGGTAAGCAGATTCATGGCCATGTCTTCAAATGTGGCTTAGCTTTGAATTCTGTGATAGAGAACTCTCTTATCGATATGTACACAAAGTGTGCTAGTATGTCTGATGCTCACAGAGTATTCGAGAGAATGATGGAGAGAGATCCAATCTCATGGAACACAATTATTTCGGGATATGCCAGATTAGGACAGATGAAAACGGCAAGGTTGATCTTTGAATCCATGTCAGATAAGACAATTATCTCTTGGACAACATTGATTTCTGGGTACTCGCGGATTGGCTGCTACACCGATGCATTGGATGTTTTCCGTCAGATGCAGTTCGTTGGCATAAAACCTGATGAGATCAGCATTGTTTCCGTTTTGCCAGCTTGTGCACAGCTTGGAGCTCTAGAGTTGGGGAAATGGATTCATGCTTATGCTGACAAAAATGGGCTTTTGCAGAATACTTTTATATGTAATGCTCTGATCGAAATGTATGCAAAATGTGGAAACATAGATGAAGCTTCCCATCTGTTTTCTAAGATGTCCTACAGGGATGTGATATCCTGGAGCACAATGATTGGAGGGCTTGCTAATCATGGGAAGGCTCATGAAGCAATTGAAATGTTTGCAGAAATGAAAAGAGCTCAAGTAGCACCAAACAGCATTACCTTTCTAGGCCTTTTATCTGCTTGCGCCCATGCTGGATTCCTAACCGAAGGATTGTGGTACTTTGATTCGATGAGAATGGACTATCAAATTGATCCAGGGGTTGAACATTATGGATGCATGGTGGATCTTCTTGGTCGTTCTGGATGCCTTGATCAGGCCCTTGAGTTCATCAAGAAGATGCCAATTGCACCAGATTCAACCATTTGGGGATCTTTGCTCAGTTCTTGTAGAACTCATGGCAATCTTGAGATCGCTGTGACTGCAATGGAGAACCTTATAGTACTTGAACCGGATGATCCAGGTAACTATGTCctactttcaaatatttatGCAGACTTGGGAAGGTGGGATGATGTCTCAAGGATGCGCAAGCTTATAAGAAATAGGAGAACAAAGAAACCTCCTGGGTGCAGCCTAATTGAAGTCAACAATGTAGTTCAAGAATTTATAGCAGGGGATCATTCAAAACCATTTTCGCATGAGATCATGAGGATACTAAAACTGCTGGCCATGCAGCAGAAGAGCAGCAGCACTGTAACTGAAACAATGACAGAGGGCATTGCAAACCTTTGa
- the LOC122670101 gene encoding RNA-binding protein 2-like, translated as MADAYWNRQPPMPKRPRADYDLRASMPPLGQEMLNYLPRDDDRGGPRGVKDTKSIGSAYDRYLQSAQPSSFSSGEASNFSGGAGLGRGYGAGGGMSRLAIGEPGGMVGGPDLTANGRGMGLGGQYPMDRMDRMDRMARPGREMPPPLPPDASNTLFVEGLPPDSTRREVAHIFRPFLGYKEVRLVNKEPKHHGGDPLILCFVDFANPACAATCLNALQGYKMDDHDPDSPFLRMQFARFPGPRSGPGHRGGKR; from the exons ATGGCGGACGCATATTGGAATCGACAACCGCCTATGCCTAAACGCCCTCGGGCTGACTACG ATCTCCGAGCCTCCATGCCACCTTTGGGTCAGGAGATGCTTAATTATTTGCCACGTGATGATGATCGTGGTGGGCCTCGTGGTGTAAAAGACACAAAATCCATTGGATCAGCATATGACCGCTATCTCCAGAGCGCG CAACCTTCTTCATTCAGTTCTGGAGAAGCCAGTAACTTCAGTGGTGGAGCTGGGTTAGGAAGGGGTTATGGGGCTGGTGGAGGAATGTCTCGTCTTGCCATTGGGGAGCCTGGTGGTATGGTAGGTGGTCCAGATCTAACAGCCAATGGTCGAGGCATGGGTTTAGGTGGTCAGTATCCAATGGACCGAATGGACCGAATGGACCGAATGGCTAGACCAGGTCGTGAAATGCCACCGCCTCTGCCTCCAGATGCTTCTAACACTTTGTTTGTGGAGGGACTTCCCCCTGATAGCACACGTAGGGAAGTAGCCC ATATATTTCGTCCTTTCTTGGGTTACAAAGAAGTAAGACTTGTGAACAAAGAACCTAAGCAT CATGGTGGGGACCCTCTAATACTCTGTTTTGTAGATTTTGCAAATCCAGCTTGTGCTGCAACTTGTTTGAATGCCTTGCAAG GTTATAAGATGGACGATCATGACCCAGATTCTCCCTTCCTGCGGATGCAGTTTGCTCGGTTTCCTGGTCCAAGATCTGGCCCTGGACATCGTGGTGGCAAGCGTTAA
- the LOC122668997 gene encoding putative pentatricopeptide repeat-containing protein At3g15130, producing the protein MTERQRFVKLLRDCGKYGLLDQGQQIHTAIMKMGLDLDLIMNNFLIDMYGKCCRPDMASAVFDKMRERNVVSWTALMGGFLGQGNAEASLLLFCRMGFSGVRPNEFTLSSNLKACGILGVPENGMQIHVLSVKTGFEFVPVVGNSVIDMYSKCGMIEEATQMFNLMPVRNLISWNAMIAGYSHTGCNGKSLLLFKKIQKHGETPDEFTYSSVLKSCSGLGAIKEGAQIHASLITRGFPIALHKIMSSVLIDFYVKCRCLDEAIKLFDRIEPKNVVLWTAMIIGYVQEGGLQEAMDLFRQFMETGAEVDGFVLSSMMSAFADFALVEQGKQIHSFTVKVPSGLDVSVANSVVDMYVKCGLMEDAEKRFNEIPVKNVVSWTVMITGYGKHGSGKDAIRLFEEMQLENIDPDEVTYLAVLSACSHAGLIEESHKYFSRLCKDHQCEPKIEHYACMVDLLGRAGRLEEARNLIKTMPFEPSVGIWQTLLSACRLHKDLDIGREVGEVLLKLDCDNPVNHVMMSNLYVEVGEWKEYERVRKLMKVKGLKKEAGCSWIEIDKVMHYFYGGDDRHPLTDRIHKVLKEMERRMKEEMGYAYDVRFALHDVEEESKEESLRFHSEKLAIGLGLMCNGLENEGIIRVFKNLRVCGDCHEFIKGLSKLLKKAFLVRDANRFHRFEDGVCSCGDYW; encoded by the coding sequence ATGACAGAGCGGCAGAGATTTGTGAAGCTCCTTCGGGACTGTGGTAAGTATGGATTACTCGATCAGGGACAGCAAATCCACACGGCCATAATGAAGATGGGTTTGGATCTTGATCTAATTATGAACAATTTTCTCATAGATATGTATGGAAAATGCTGTAGGCCTGACATGGCTTCTGCCGTGTTTGATAAAATGCGTGAAAGAAATGTTGTCTCCTGGACTGCTCTCATGGGCGGGTTCTTGGGTCAGGGCAATGCGGAAGCATCATTGTTACTCTTCTGTAGAATGGGCTTTTCGGGTGTTAGACCGAATGAGTTCACTCTCTCAAGTAATCTAAAAGCGTGTGGTATTCTGGGTGTTCCTGAGAATGGAATGCAGATTCATGTTCTCTCTGTTAAAACTGGGTTTGAATTTGTCCCAGTTGTTGGGAACTCAGTTATTGATATGTACTCGAAATGTGGAATGATCGAGGAAGCAACCCAGATGTTCAATCTAATGCCTGTTAGAAATCTCATTAGTTGGAATGCGATGATTGCTGGGTACAGTCATACAGGATGCAATGGTAAGTCTCTGCTTTTGtttaagaaaatacaaaaacatggAGAAACACCAGATGAGTTTACTTATTCAAGTGTTCTAAAATCGTGTAGTGGCCTTGGGGCGATTAAAGAGGGGGCTCAAATTCATGCTTCCTTAATCACAAGGGGGTTTCCTATTGCACTTCATAAGATTATGTCAAGTGTACTCATTGACTTCTATGTAAAATGCAGGTGCCTAGATGAAGCAATAAAACTTTTTGACCGGATTGAGCCAAAAAATGTGGTTTTGTGGACTGCAATGATTATAGGCTATGTTCAAGAGGGAGGTCTACAAGAGGCCATGGACTTGTTTAGACAATTCATGGAAACAGGAGCTGAAGTCGATGGGTTTGTTCTTTCTAGCATGATGAGTGCCTTTGCTGATTTTGCCCTTGTAGAACAAGGGAAACAAATACATTCATTCACTGTCAAAGTTCCATCTGGCTTAGATGTCTCAGTAGCCAATTCAGTGGTTGATATGTACGTCAAGTGTGGATTGATGGAAGATGCAGAAAAACGTTTCAATGAAATTCCCGTAAAAAATGTAGTTTCTTGGACAGTTATGATCACTGGCTATGGGAAGCATGGTTCTGGCAAAGATGCAATCCGTCTCTTTGAAGAAATGCAGCTGGAGAATATTGATCCTGATGAAGTGACTTACTTGGCTGTGCTCTCTGCCTGTAGCCATGCTGGTCTAATTGAAGAAAGTCACAAGTACTTTTCAAGACTCTGCAAAGACCATCAATGTGAACCTAAAATAGAGCATTATGCTTGCATGGTTGACCTCCTTGGCCGAGCTGGACGTTTGGAAGAAGCTCGCAACCTCATAAAGACCATGCCATTTGAACCAAGTGTCGGAATATGGCAGACATTGCTAAGCGCCTGTAGGCTACACAAAGACTTGGACATTGGTAGAGAAGTGGGAGAAGTCCTATTGAAATTAGATTGTGATAACCCAGTGAACCATGTAATGATGTCTAACCTCTACGTCGAGGTTGGTGAATGGAAGGAGTACGAGAGAGTGAGAAAGTTGATGAAGGTAAAGGGGTTGAAGAAAGAAGCTGGGTGTAGTTGGATTGAGATCGACAAGGTAATGCACTACTTTTATGGCGGAGATGACAGGCACCCACTTACTGACAGAATTCATAAGGTATTGAAGGAGATGGAGAGAAGgatgaaagaagagatgggTTATGCATATGATGTGAGGTTTGCATTGCATGATGTGGAAGAGGAGTCAAAGGAGGAGAGCTTGAGATTTCACAGTGAGAAGTTGGCAATTGGTTTAGGTTTGATGTGTAATGGGTTGGAGAATGAAGGTATTATTAGGGTCTTCAAGAACTTGAGGGTCTGTGGAGATTGTCATGAGTTCATCAAGGGTTTGTCAAAGTTATTGAAGAAGGCATTTCTAGTGAGAGATGCAAATAGGTTTCATAGATTTGAAGATGGGGTTTGCTCTTGTGGTGATTATTGGTGA